Proteins encoded together in one Vigna angularis cultivar LongXiaoDou No.4 chromosome 5, ASM1680809v1, whole genome shotgun sequence window:
- the LOC108340756 gene encoding pentatricopeptide repeat-containing protein At1g03560, mitochondrial, with translation MRRVALALLKRVYPSRSHNARRSFSTLLPPPREVVEPFCNLSDVVSSPQTSPWVSQIISLLDGSPSMESNLDSFCRQYLVSLSPAFVSHTLRSLSDPLTATRFFSWAATQPNYTHSLDCHVSLLPLLPPSSLPAAVDSLRRANLPITLPAAHSLAKTLAAAGLIHDLLWLFRAMTTNNLPLSLITLNSLLNALVNASLVESAERVFKSMQEGASPKPDVVSYNTLVKGYCKVGRTRDAFATLREMEAENVPPDEATYMTLMQACYNEGDMDSCVRLYHEMEEDEVLVTKIPSHAYSLTICGLCKQGKVVEGCFVFESMIKKGCVAHKAVYTAMIDGYAKSGNMDAALSFLERMKVDGVEPDEVTYGAVVGGLCKSGKVEEAMSYFRFCKGNGVGVNAVFYSSLIDGLGKVGRVDEAERLFEEMAEVGCPPDSYCYNALMDGLCKSGRVDEALMLFRRMEQEGCEQTIYTFTILISELFKERRNEEALKLWEEMIDKGVTPNAACFRALSIGLCLSGKVARACRVLDELAPMGIVLERAYEDMIGVLCKAGRVKEACKLADGIVDRGREIPGKVRTVLINALRKAGNADLAIKLMHSKIGIGYDRMRSVKKRVKFQTLVNS, from the coding sequence ATGAGAAGAGTGGCCCTTGCGCTACTCAAACGAGTTTACCCTTCGCGCAGCCACAATGCACGGCGCTCGTTCAGCACACTCCTCCCTCCGCCGCGCGAGGTGGTGGAACCCTTCTGCAATCTCTCCGACGTCGTTTCCTCCCCTCAAACCTCTCCGTGGGTCTCTCAAATCATCTCCCTCCTCGACGGCTCTCCCTCCATGGAGTCCAACCTCGACTCCTTCTGCCGCCAATACCTCGTCTCTCTCTCCCCCGCCTTCGTTTCCCACACGCTCCGCTCCCTCTCCGACCCTCTCACCGCCACGCGCTTCTTCTCCTGGGCCGCCACACAGCCCAACTACACCCACTCCCTCGACTGCCATGTGTCCCTCCTACCCCTCCTGCCCCCCTCCTCCCTCCCCGCCGCTGTCGACAGCCTCCGCCGCGCCAACCTCCCCATCACCCTCCCGGCTGCCCACTCCCTCGCCAAAACCCTAGCCGCCGCCGGCCTCATCCATGATCTCCTCTGGCTGTTCCGCGCCATGACGACCAACAACCTCCCTCTCTCCCTCATCACCCTCAACTCCCTCCTCAATGCCCTCGTCAACGCCTCCCTCGTCGAGTCCGCCGAGCGCGTGTTCAAATCAATGCAGGAAGGCGCGTCGCCCAAGCCCGACGTCGTCAGTTACAACACGCTCGTCAAAGGCTACTGCAAGGTCGGGCGAACGCGGGACGCGTTCGCCACTCTCCGCGAAATGGAGGCTGAAAACGTGCCGCCCGATGAGGCCACGTACATGACCCTGATGCAGGCGTGTTACAATGAGGGTGACATGGATTCGTGCGTGAGGCTTTACCATGAGATGGAGGAGGATGAAGTGTTGGTAACGAAAATCCCTTCTCACGCGTATAGTTTAACAATATGTGGGTTGTGTAAGCAGGGGAAGGTTGTGGAGGGTTGTTTTGTGTTTGAGAGTATGATTAAGAAAGGTTGTGTGGCTCACAAGGCTGTGTATACTGCCATGATTGATGGTTATGCCAAGAGCGGGAACATGGATGCGGCGCTCTCGTTTTTGGAGAGGATGAAGGTGGATGGAGTTGAGCCTGATGAGGTTACTTATGGTGCTGTTGTAGGTGGTTTGTGCAAGAGTGGGAAAGTGGAGGAGGCCATGAGTTATTTCAGGTTTTGTAAGGGTAATGGGGTGGGTGTGAATGCTGTGTTTTATTCGAGTTTGATTGATGGGCTTGGGAAGGTTGGGAGGGTGGATGAGGCGGAGAGGCTGTTTGAGGAGATGGCGGAAGTGGGGTGTCCACCGGATTCGTATTGTTACAATGCTCTGATGGATGGTTTGTGCAAGAGTGGGAGGGTTGATGAGGCTCTGATGTTGTTTAGGCGGATGGAGCAAGAGGGGTGTGAGCAGACTATTTATACTTTTACTATACTTATAAGTGAGCTATTCAAGGAGAGGAGGAACGAGGAGGCGCTGAAGCTGTGGGAGGAGATGATCGACAAAGGTGTCACGCCGAATGCTGCATGTTTCAGGGCTCTTTCAATTGGGCTGTGTCTTTCAGGGAAGGTTGCAAGGGCCTGCAGGGTGTTGGATGAGCTTGCCCCGATGGGGATTGTTCTGGAGAGAGCCTATGAGGACATGATTGGTGTGCTGTGCAAGGCTGGTCGTGTGAAGGAGGCCTGCAAGTTGGCTGATGGGATTGTGGATAGGGGTAGGGAAATACCAGGAAAGGTTCGGACTGTGCTGATCAATGCCTTGAGGAAGGCTGGTAATGCGGATTTGGCGATTAAGTTAATGCACAGCAAGATTGGTATTGGGTATGATCGAATGCGGAGTGTTAAAAAGCGAGTGAAGTTCCAAACCCTCGTCAACAGCTGA